Proteins encoded together in one Bacteroides ovatus window:
- a CDS encoding endo-beta-N-acetylglucosaminidase family protein produces the protein MKRNYVYFLFTCLLTFVVSGCDTDIEPEVIQAANTYNEEYYQNLREYKKTDHAICFGWYAGYTSEASPSQGLHFTGLPDSLDIVSLWSGIPSNNPAYVETSYYNERYLPTAYEEMNYIRTVKGTRVVMCTICRIGSTEFPKTDAGIEAYALHLVRCVLRNDLDGLDLDYEPEGDWLQNDNFTKFIKVLGNYFGPQSGTGKLLIVDFYNQLPPKETEPYVDYFVRQCYTTGSAQTLQSKFDQLSSWCPPEKFVATEQMGWHWQNGGVAFTEADGNKVDSWGNPIYSVIGMARWNPTQGRKGGFGGYYFEYEYNTTRPANQAIGDKEKAAIPYYSLRRGIQEQNPAGKPVQQSTKQETEEENG, from the coding sequence ATGAAAAGAAATTATGTATATTTTTTGTTCACCTGTCTCTTGACATTTGTTGTGAGTGGTTGTGATACGGATATTGAACCTGAAGTTATACAGGCAGCTAATACTTATAATGAAGAATATTATCAGAACCTGCGTGAATATAAGAAAACAGATCATGCTATTTGTTTCGGTTGGTATGCCGGTTATACTTCAGAAGCATCTCCTTCGCAGGGACTTCATTTCACAGGTCTGCCGGATAGTCTGGACATCGTCAGTCTGTGGTCAGGTATTCCTTCCAACAATCCGGCTTATGTAGAAACGAGTTATTATAACGAGCGTTATTTGCCGACTGCTTATGAGGAAATGAATTATATCCGTACGGTAAAGGGGACTCGCGTTGTGATGTGTACGATTTGCCGTATTGGGAGTACGGAATTTCCTAAAACAGACGCAGGTATCGAGGCTTATGCTTTACATCTTGTGAGATGTGTGTTGCGTAATGATCTGGATGGTTTGGACTTGGACTACGAACCGGAAGGCGACTGGTTGCAAAATGATAACTTTACAAAGTTTATAAAGGTATTGGGAAATTATTTCGGTCCTCAATCGGGTACAGGCAAATTATTAATTGTTGACTTCTATAATCAGCTGCCTCCTAAGGAAACAGAACCTTATGTCGATTATTTTGTACGACAATGTTACACCACCGGTAGTGCTCAAACTTTGCAATCTAAATTTGACCAGCTTAGCAGCTGGTGCCCTCCTGAAAAATTCGTTGCTACGGAGCAAATGGGATGGCACTGGCAGAATGGTGGAGTCGCATTTACGGAAGCTGATGGAAATAAAGTAGATTCATGGGGCAATCCAATCTATTCTGTAATAGGTATGGCACGCTGGAATCCTACACAAGGACGAAAAGGCGGATTCGGCGGATATTATTTTGAATATGAATACAATACCACTCGTCCTGCTAATCAGGCTATAGGTGATAAAGAGAAAGCCGCTATTCCTTATTATAGTCTTCGGCGTGGTATTCAGGAACAAAATCCTGCCGGAAAGCCTGTACAACAGTCTACTAAACAAGAAACAGAAGAAGAAAATGGATGA
- a CDS encoding FecR family protein — protein MENMSPESLLRKAQALGDDIKEMESIDVLGAYYQAQTKIKTNRRKNMYNQLMRYAAFLTIPLFLSSLVLGYLYFSGTETDEKYAEVVTATGSVIRYELPDHSVVWLNAGSTLRYPTTFKKDNRLVELKGEAYFEVQADKDRPFYVNTPNGLGIYVYGTKFNVAAYEDDNYIETVLEKGKVNVITPDQETIALAPGEQLLYDKQSQKSEKNKVDVYGKIAWKDGKLIFRNASLEEILKRLERHFNVEIQFNNRSGKEYKYRATFRTETLSQILDYLARSADLKWKVEEPQQQADDTLSKTKIRVDLY, from the coding sequence ATGGAAAATATGAGTCCGGAATCATTGCTCCGTAAAGCACAAGCATTGGGAGATGATATTAAAGAAATGGAATCCATTGATGTATTGGGTGCCTATTATCAAGCACAAACCAAAATAAAAACTAATAGAAGAAAGAACATGTATAATCAACTGATGCGTTATGCAGCATTTCTGACTATACCTTTATTTCTCTCTTCTCTGGTTTTGGGATATTTATATTTTAGTGGAACAGAAACCGACGAGAAATATGCAGAGGTGGTAACCGCTACCGGTTCTGTCATACGTTATGAACTTCCGGATCATTCTGTAGTATGGTTGAATGCAGGTAGTACATTGCGTTATCCTACCACTTTCAAGAAAGACAACCGGTTGGTAGAACTGAAGGGTGAAGCATATTTCGAAGTGCAGGCAGACAAAGATCGTCCTTTCTATGTAAATACTCCGAATGGCTTGGGCATATATGTGTATGGAACTAAATTTAATGTAGCTGCTTATGAGGATGATAATTATATAGAAACAGTATTGGAAAAGGGTAAGGTAAATGTGATAACTCCCGATCAGGAAACAATAGCATTGGCTCCTGGAGAACAGTTGCTTTACGACAAACAGAGTCAAAAGTCGGAAAAAAATAAAGTGGATGTCTATGGAAAGATAGCTTGGAAAGATGGAAAACTAATTTTCAGAAATGCTTCATTAGAAGAAATCCTGAAGCGCCTGGAACGACATTTCAATGTAGAAATTCAGTTTAACAATAGGTCTGGAAAAGAATATAAGTACCGGGCTACTTTCCGGACTGAAACTCTGTCGCAGATATTGGATTATCTGGCCAGGTCTGCCGATTTAAAATGGAAAGTTGAAGAACCGCAGCAACAGGCAGATGATACATTATCAAAGACTAAAATTAGAGTAGATTTATATTAG
- a CDS encoding SusC/RagA family TonB-linked outer membrane protein, translated as MRISLALLFAVVLQLSAEDGYAQRTRVAISMNNVSVEQVLNKIEETSDYVFLYNDKTIQKNRIVSVRNNSGKILNILDEVFKGTNITYTVVDKQIILSTNKLNVTEQEPTIQVKGTVKDTKGEPLIGVNVKVKGTTTGAITDFDGNFQIQAKKGAVLEISYIGYASQEVKVTDNKSLSIVMTEDTKVLNEVVVTALGIKRETKSLTYNVQQIGGDEVAKAKDMNVMSSLAGKVAGVNINASSSGIGGGARVVMRGTKSISGNNNALYVVDGVPLANISGEQPDDQYTGAGQSGDGLANFNADDIESISVLSGSAAAALYGSAAANGVVLITTKKGAVDKTRLTYSNNSTFYSPFRLPEFQNTYGSETGEWYSWASKLSSPTDYEVKDFFQTGYNVANTVSLTTGTQKNQTYVSVGAVNARGIIQNNDLDRYNFSVRNTTSMLNDKLTMDLSFMYSNVKEQNMLSQGEYANPLVPVYLFPRGDDFSKYQYYERYDVDRNIKTQFWPLKENGLSMQNPYWITNRNMYTNKKDRFLASGSLKYTITDWLNVSGRVKLDKETINSEKKMYASTLNVIAENSDKGAYVQSNKNTSQIYADAMLNINKYFYHDTWNLTASLGASLLDLDYKELNFGGGLLTIPNLFTSNNANVSGKLTYKNTNYHDRTNSLFGTFSLGYKGMVYVDGSLRNDWISALAGTNHSSILYPSIGASAILTNMFTMKSNIFSYAKIRLSYSEVGNAPERFRAITTYAVLGGLNTTSYFPIKDLKPERTHSWEGGFNLGLFDNKLTLDVTAYKTYTENQLFSPEISTTTGYSKLYVNAGKVTNKGIELALGFKQNIGPVDWKTTLLWSLNRNRIDQLLPEYTNEELGVTVHLDEMDVYSLGGAKQRLTVGGSMGDVYVNTMRTDEHGHIWMNSMTGALETDKNNYIYAGNTNPKYTLSWRNEFNWKGISLGFMLNARVGGIGVSATQAVMDYYGVSKTSAEARDNGGVKVNGQMIDAQTWYQTIGANGTGYVGSMYVYSMTNVRLGELTLGYDIPINKWCKWISGLNVSFVGRNLWMLYCKAPFDPESTASTGTYNQGMDYFMQPSLRSMGFSAKISF; from the coding sequence ATGAGGATTAGTCTAGCACTACTTTTCGCAGTAGTATTACAACTTTCTGCCGAAGATGGCTATGCCCAGCGAACACGGGTTGCCATTTCAATGAACAATGTATCTGTAGAACAGGTACTGAATAAAATAGAGGAGACGTCCGACTATGTTTTCCTTTATAATGATAAAACAATTCAGAAGAACCGTATTGTTTCTGTGAGAAACAATTCAGGTAAGATCCTGAATATTCTTGATGAGGTGTTTAAAGGAACCAACATTACTTATACAGTGGTTGATAAGCAGATTATCTTGTCTACCAATAAATTGAATGTAACAGAGCAAGAACCGACTATTCAGGTAAAAGGTACAGTGAAAGATACAAAAGGTGAACCTTTGATCGGAGTGAATGTGAAAGTAAAAGGAACAACTACCGGTGCTATTACAGATTTCGACGGAAACTTTCAGATTCAAGCTAAAAAGGGAGCGGTATTGGAGATCTCTTATATTGGATATGCTTCTCAAGAGGTGAAGGTTACAGATAATAAATCGCTTTCCATTGTGATGACGGAAGATACAAAAGTCTTGAATGAGGTTGTTGTAACGGCTTTGGGCATTAAACGCGAAACCAAGTCCTTGACATACAATGTGCAGCAGATTGGCGGCGACGAAGTGGCAAAGGCGAAAGATATGAATGTGATGAGCAGTCTTGCCGGTAAGGTGGCGGGTGTGAATATCAATGCAAGTTCATCCGGTATTGGAGGTGGTGCCCGTGTGGTAATGCGTGGTACGAAGTCTATATCCGGTAATAACAACGCTCTATATGTAGTAGATGGAGTTCCTTTGGCTAATATATCAGGTGAACAACCCGACGATCAGTATACGGGTGCCGGACAATCCGGTGACGGATTGGCTAACTTCAACGCTGATGATATAGAATCAATTTCAGTACTTAGCGGATCGGCCGCCGCTGCACTATACGGTTCGGCTGCTGCCAATGGTGTGGTACTTATCACAACGAAGAAAGGGGCTGTAGATAAAACCAGATTGACTTACAGTAATAATTCAACTTTCTATTCACCATTCCGATTGCCGGAATTCCAGAATACGTATGGTTCGGAAACAGGAGAGTGGTATAGTTGGGCATCTAAATTGTCATCTCCTACCGATTATGAAGTTAAAGATTTTTTTCAGACAGGTTACAATGTAGCAAACACTGTAAGTCTGACTACAGGGACACAAAAAAATCAAACCTATGTATCTGTAGGTGCTGTGAATGCCCGGGGTATCATTCAGAATAATGACTTGGACAGATATAATTTCTCTGTTCGTAACACGACCTCTATGCTGAATGATAAACTGACGATGGATTTAAGTTTTATGTATTCTAATGTAAAGGAACAGAATATGTTGTCGCAAGGAGAGTATGCCAATCCATTGGTTCCCGTTTATTTATTTCCGCGCGGTGATGATTTCTCGAAATATCAGTATTATGAACGATATGATGTAGACCGTAACATAAAAACACAGTTCTGGCCATTGAAAGAAAATGGATTATCCATGCAGAATCCTTACTGGATTACGAACCGGAATATGTATACCAACAAGAAAGACCGTTTTCTGGCAAGCGGTTCACTAAAATATACGATAACAGATTGGTTGAATGTTTCCGGACGCGTGAAACTGGATAAGGAAACTATCAACTCGGAAAAGAAAATGTATGCTTCCACTTTGAATGTGATTGCTGAAAACTCGGATAAAGGAGCATACGTGCAATCGAACAAGAATACCAGTCAGATATATGCGGATGCCATGTTGAATATCAATAAATATTTCTATCACGATACATGGAATCTGACAGCATCTTTAGGTGCCAGTTTATTGGATTTGGATTATAAGGAGCTTAATTTTGGCGGCGGATTACTGACCATTCCTAATCTGTTTACTTCTAACAATGCGAACGTTTCCGGTAAATTAACCTATAAAAATACGAACTATCACGACCGTACCAATTCTTTATTCGGAACATTCTCATTAGGATATAAGGGCATGGTTTATGTAGATGGTTCGTTACGTAATGACTGGATATCTGCTTTGGCAGGAACAAATCATTCTTCCATATTATATCCTTCTATCGGTGCTTCAGCGATTCTGACTAATATGTTTACAATGAAATCTAACATTTTTTCTTATGCAAAGATCCGCCTTTCATATAGTGAGGTGGGTAATGCACCGGAAAGATTCAGGGCTATCACTACTTACGCAGTGTTAGGAGGGTTGAATACCACTTCTTATTTCCCGATAAAAGACCTTAAACCGGAGAGAACTCATTCATGGGAAGGAGGATTTAATTTAGGTCTGTTTGATAATAAACTGACACTGGACGTGACAGCTTATAAGACATATACGGAGAATCAGCTCTTCAGTCCGGAAATTTCTACAACAACCGGATATTCTAAACTATATGTAAATGCAGGTAAAGTAACGAATAAAGGTATTGAGTTAGCTCTTGGCTTTAAACAGAATATAGGGCCTGTAGATTGGAAAACAACTTTACTATGGTCGCTCAACAGAAACCGCATTGACCAATTACTCCCTGAATATACAAATGAAGAGTTGGGAGTGACAGTACATTTGGACGAAATGGATGTTTATTCATTAGGCGGTGCCAAACAACGGCTAACAGTAGGGGGCTCTATGGGAGATGTTTATGTGAATACAATGAGAACTGATGAACATGGACATATCTGGATGAATTCAATGACAGGTGCATTGGAAACGGATAAGAATAATTATATCTATGCCGGTAATACCAATCCGAAATATACTCTTAGCTGGAGAAATGAATTTAATTGGAAAGGAATCAGTCTCGGATTTATGTTGAATGCCCGTGTAGGTGGTATCGGAGTTTCTGCCACTCAAGCTGTAATGGACTATTATGGAGTGTCTAAGACATCGGCAGAAGCGCGGGATAATGGTGGCGTGAAAGTAAACGGCCAGATGATTGATGCCCAGACATGGTATCAGACTATCGGAGCTAATGGTACAGGTTATGTAGGTTCTATGTATGTATATAGTATGACGAATGTTCGTTTGGGAGAATTGACATTGGGATATGATATTCCGATCAATAAATGGTGTAAATGGATTTCTGGATTGAATGTGTCCTTTGTAGGACGTAATTTATGGATGCTATATTGTAAGGCTCCATTTGACCCGGAATCTACTGCAAGTACAGGTACTTATAACCAGGGTATGGACTATTTCATGCAACCGAGTTTGAGATCGATGGGATTTTCTGCAAAGATTTCTTTCTAA
- a CDS encoding SusD/RagB family nutrient-binding outer membrane lipoprotein, whose protein sequence is MMNIRKFFKIRNYYLLLGVIMINVGCTKNFLEYNTNPNEATDEMTDWDNVRTGSLLLQMEQNVLVVAQPGLNIGSDRYQTVEVMGGDGYVGYFGFPAPSINSAGRYNWDKRSWYGDMFTTNYLTTMNAWREIRKAINNDEDPRFSMAQILKVAAMHRVTDTYGPIPYLNFGVSKEVPYDSQKDVYYRFFEELDGAINNLDSYAASGSKVLSSWDCVFNGDVTSWIKFANSLRLRLALHLAYVDETKAKSEAQLAIGNSYGLMNVKSDLAELQHITPIATYESPLYILKGWDDICMGATLDSYMNGYQDPRLSAYFEAGTGGKYRGIRAGMSKDVSKDKYITGIFAEPQATATSNVVWMRSSESYFLLAEYALRWGTNADAKKYYEDGIRMSFDEHGVSGADVYLTRTAAGGYVPANYEDPVTLSHSMDALGTVSIAWDESGDFKTNLEQIITQKYIALYPVGQEAWTEFRRTGYPKVFPVVVNESSGGSVDTNIQIRRLPYPESEYNTNRTELDKGITLLGGVDNPGVRLWWDVPNK, encoded by the coding sequence ATGATGAACATACGTAAGTTTTTTAAAATAAGGAACTACTACTTACTCCTTGGAGTAATCATGATAAATGTAGGTTGTACGAAGAATTTTCTGGAGTACAATACCAATCCTAATGAAGCAACCGATGAGATGACGGATTGGGATAATGTGAGAACTGGTTCTCTTCTTTTACAGATGGAGCAGAACGTACTGGTAGTAGCACAACCGGGACTTAATATCGGTTCGGACAGATATCAGACTGTGGAAGTGATGGGTGGAGATGGTTATGTCGGCTATTTTGGTTTTCCTGCTCCCAGTATCAATTCTGCCGGTCGTTACAATTGGGATAAAAGAAGTTGGTATGGTGATATGTTCACTACCAATTACCTGACGACTATGAATGCCTGGCGTGAAATAAGAAAAGCGATTAACAATGACGAAGATCCCCGGTTTTCTATGGCGCAGATTCTGAAAGTAGCGGCAATGCATCGTGTGACAGATACCTATGGCCCTATTCCTTATTTGAATTTTGGAGTTTCAAAAGAAGTGCCTTATGATTCGCAAAAGGATGTTTATTACAGATTCTTTGAAGAATTGGATGGAGCTATCAATAACTTGGATAGTTATGCTGCATCCGGAAGTAAAGTTTTGTCATCATGGGATTGTGTGTTCAACGGTGATGTTACATCTTGGATAAAGTTTGCCAATTCACTTCGTTTGCGTCTTGCATTGCATCTTGCCTATGTGGATGAAACAAAGGCAAAAAGTGAAGCCCAACTGGCTATTGGCAATAGTTATGGATTGATGAATGTGAAGTCTGATTTAGCAGAACTTCAGCATATTACTCCGATAGCGACTTATGAAAGTCCTCTGTATATTCTGAAAGGATGGGATGATATTTGTATGGGAGCGACGCTGGATTCATACATGAATGGTTATCAGGATCCACGACTTTCTGCTTACTTCGAGGCAGGTACGGGTGGAAAATATCGGGGTATAAGAGCCGGAATGTCAAAGGACGTAAGTAAGGATAAATATATAACAGGAATCTTTGCCGAACCACAGGCAACTGCTACTTCCAATGTAGTGTGGATGCGTTCATCCGAATCATATTTCTTGTTGGCGGAATATGCTTTGCGTTGGGGAACGAATGCCGATGCTAAAAAGTATTATGAAGATGGAATAAGAATGTCTTTTGATGAACATGGTGTATCAGGAGCTGACGTGTATCTGACAAGAACTGCGGCGGGTGGATACGTACCTGCCAATTATGAGGATCCGGTGACATTATCTCATTCCATGGATGCTTTGGGGACTGTTTCTATCGCTTGGGATGAATCGGGAGATTTTAAAACAAATCTGGAACAAATCATTACTCAAAAGTACATTGCTCTTTATCCGGTGGGACAAGAGGCATGGACAGAGTTCCGCCGTACCGGTTACCCGAAAGTATTTCCGGTTGTTGTGAACGAAAGTTCCGGAGGTTCTGTAGACACAAATATACAAATCCGCAGATTACCTTATCCGGAATCGGAATATAATACGAATAGAACAGAGTTGGATAAAGGCATCACACTTTTAGGTGGCGTAGATAACCCGGGTGTCAGATTGTGGTGGGATGTGCCTAATAAATAA
- a CDS encoding SUMF1/EgtB/PvdO family nonheme iron enzyme, whose product MKNKFFLLAITFCLPIHSQGVSKSFIPMAEIPAGSFYMGSDGLGEDFDEAPIHQVIISRPFRMGITEITNAQYESFRPEHRALRGKNGVSLEDDEAVVNVSYSDAVAFCEWLSRKEGKNYRLPTEAEWEYACRAGTYTLFSTGDGLPAVYHRNQKVVRDFDPVSLKVAQTPPNTFGLYDMHGNVEEWCLDWYAPYSAEKQKDPAGPLAGEFRVTRGGSHHTPEKYLRSANRLAMLPEDKHSQTGFRIVEADTRLNVSGTSAPVPFNQESVKNASIKWKKVSAVTPMFLPPIPFVVRPACDSNIPFYLHNHQPAVTWCDNGDLLAIWFSANEENGRGMAVLGSRLRAGHTDWDVASLFFKVPDRNMTGSALLNDGKGKLYHINGVEASGDWQNLAMVLRTSTDNGASWSTPKLIAPEHTKRHQVIAGTIRTREGWLVQACDAGPGSHDGAAVQISKDEGKTWCDPWDGAPLPDFKEGGTGSTIAGIHAGIVQLENGSLMAMGRGNSIRNKEGKLRMPMSISDDMGKTWKYVASELPPIDGGQRLVLMRLNEGPLLLVSFTDHPQRTPLEERGLEFKDKNGNVKKGYGMYAALSYDEGKTWPVRKLLTDGEYRFLNGGAWTGYFEMDENHAEPRGYLAGTQTPDNVVHILSSRLHYRFNLAWLEK is encoded by the coding sequence ATGAAAAACAAGTTTTTTTTATTGGCTATAACCTTTTGTTTGCCAATACATTCTCAAGGAGTTTCCAAGTCTTTTATTCCGATGGCTGAAATACCTGCCGGAAGTTTTTATATGGGAAGTGACGGATTAGGCGAAGATTTTGATGAGGCTCCTATCCATCAGGTAATAATCTCTCGCCCGTTTCGTATGGGAATCACTGAAATAACGAATGCGCAATATGAATCATTCCGTCCGGAACATCGGGCATTACGAGGAAAAAACGGTGTTTCGCTGGAAGATGATGAAGCAGTTGTCAATGTGAGTTATTCCGATGCTGTTGCCTTTTGTGAATGGCTTAGCCGGAAAGAAGGCAAAAACTATCGTTTGCCAACAGAAGCGGAATGGGAATATGCTTGTCGGGCAGGCACATACACACTATTTTCTACAGGAGACGGGTTACCTGCAGTTTATCATCGGAATCAAAAAGTGGTTCGTGACTTTGATCCGGTATCTTTAAAAGTAGCCCAGACTCCTCCTAATACATTCGGGCTTTATGATATGCATGGAAATGTGGAAGAATGGTGCTTGGATTGGTATGCTCCTTATTCCGCAGAAAAGCAGAAAGACCCGGCAGGACCATTGGCAGGAGAGTTTCGGGTCACTAGAGGAGGGAGTCATCACACCCCGGAGAAATACTTGCGAAGTGCCAATCGACTGGCTATGCTTCCGGAAGATAAACATTCCCAAACCGGATTTAGAATTGTGGAAGCCGATACTCGTTTGAATGTATCGGGAACATCTGCCCCTGTCCCGTTCAATCAGGAATCTGTAAAAAATGCATCTATAAAATGGAAAAAAGTATCTGCTGTCACACCGATGTTTTTGCCTCCGATACCATTTGTGGTACGTCCGGCATGTGATTCGAATATCCCATTTTATCTGCATAATCATCAGCCTGCAGTTACGTGGTGTGATAATGGAGATTTGCTGGCAATATGGTTTTCTGCAAATGAAGAGAATGGGAGAGGGATGGCAGTACTCGGTTCCCGCTTGCGTGCCGGGCATACTGATTGGGATGTGGCTTCTTTATTCTTTAAGGTTCCGGATCGGAATATGACAGGAAGCGCTTTGCTCAATGACGGGAAGGGAAAATTGTATCATATCAATGGAGTGGAAGCATCGGGTGACTGGCAGAATCTCGCAATGGTACTACGTACCAGTACAGATAACGGTGCTTCATGGAGCACTCCTAAACTGATAGCTCCCGAACATACCAAACGTCATCAGGTAATAGCTGGTACGATTCGCACACGTGAGGGATGGCTGGTTCAAGCCTGTGATGCGGGTCCCGGCAGTCATGATGGGGCAGCTGTTCAAATCAGTAAAGATGAAGGAAAAACATGGTGCGATCCTTGGGATGGCGCTCCTTTGCCGGATTTCAAAGAAGGAGGAACGGGAAGTACAATCGCAGGTATCCATGCGGGGATTGTACAATTAGAGAACGGAAGTTTGATGGCTATGGGGCGTGGTAATAGCATACGGAATAAAGAAGGAAAACTCCGAATGCCAATGAGCATATCAGATGATATGGGAAAGACCTGGAAATATGTAGCAAGTGAACTTCCTCCTATTGACGGAGGCCAGCGTCTTGTTTTAATGAGACTGAATGAAGGACCTTTGCTATTGGTTTCTTTTACAGACCATCCGCAACGTACGCCTTTGGAAGAACGTGGTCTGGAATTTAAAGATAAAAATGGAAATGTGAAGAAAGGATATGGCATGTATGCGGCTCTTTCCTACGATGAGGGAAAAACATGGCCGGTAAGAAAACTACTGACGGACGGTGAATATCGCTTTTTAAACGGTGGAGCATGGACGGGATATTTCGAAATGGATGAAAATCATGCTGAACCACGTGGCTATCTTGCAGGAACACAAACTCCTGATAATGTGGTTCATATCCTTAGTAGCCGATTGCATTACCGCTTCAATTTGGCATGGCTCGAAAAATAA
- a CDS encoding DUF1735 and LamG domain-containing protein, which translates to MKTLNNIKKIWGAALIGIASFMLQGCQEAAQKGDGLLMTGTSSDRLVKFAIDGFPSAYAVSVTSTSRVESDIQVNLAVDASLVDTYNEEMGTNYYPIPDKSYTFENPEVTISAGQAISSAASLSIADDSEFVPGRVYLIPVTIKSATGDLDIIEAGRTIFLKVSRTLRFHAPYVGQASMAYQFLLPDPIPSLPTYTWEVKIYATQFRSSGASGTTRVCSFGGSEASVEGGAIDDGGFKCDQNLLRFGEGTDEPNQLHVTTKQGKMSSNTRFALNTWYAVALVNDGSTLTLYINGEKDNSMTVAPYEYALYGVQIGMPSKGYQSSQLFYGRLSEMRLWTRPLSAREIKANVCGVDPSTNGLVSYWRMNEGEGTTFYDLSPSKRDISYKNGITIDWTYDDTNKCLE; encoded by the coding sequence ATGAAAACATTGAATAATATAAAAAAGATATGGGGAGCTGCTTTGATAGGAATAGCTTCTTTTATGCTGCAGGGATGCCAGGAAGCCGCTCAAAAAGGTGACGGGTTGTTAATGACCGGAACATCTTCGGATAGATTGGTGAAGTTTGCCATTGATGGATTTCCATCTGCGTATGCTGTTTCTGTGACTTCAACTTCTCGCGTTGAATCGGATATTCAGGTGAATCTGGCTGTTGATGCAAGTCTGGTTGATACTTATAATGAGGAAATGGGAACCAATTATTATCCCATTCCGGATAAATCATATACATTTGAAAATCCGGAGGTTACGATTTCAGCAGGACAGGCAATTTCTTCTGCTGCCTCTCTTTCAATTGCCGATGATTCGGAATTTGTTCCGGGACGTGTTTATTTGATACCAGTTACCATAAAAAGTGCGACGGGAGATTTGGATATTATAGAAGCAGGACGTACTATTTTCCTGAAAGTATCTCGAACATTGCGTTTCCATGCTCCGTATGTAGGACAGGCTTCTATGGCTTATCAATTTTTGCTTCCGGATCCTATTCCTTCCTTGCCTACTTATACATGGGAAGTGAAGATTTATGCCACTCAATTCCGTTCTTCCGGAGCTTCCGGTACTACCCGTGTTTGCTCATTTGGAGGTAGTGAGGCGTCTGTAGAAGGGGGAGCAATTGATGATGGGGGCTTTAAATGTGACCAGAACCTGCTTCGTTTTGGTGAAGGAACGGATGAGCCGAACCAGCTGCATGTAACAACTAAACAGGGTAAAATGTCATCGAATACTCGCTTTGCTTTAAATACCTGGTATGCTGTTGCCTTGGTAAATGACGGCAGTACGTTGACATTGTATATTAATGGAGAGAAAGATAACTCAATGACAGTTGCTCCGTATGAATATGCGCTCTATGGAGTGCAGATCGGCATGCCTTCAAAAGGCTATCAATCTTCACAATTATTTTATGGTCGATTGAGTGAGATGCGTCTTTGGACTCGTCCTTTGTCTGCTCGTGAAATTAAAGCAAATGTATGTGGGGTAGATCCTTCTACCAATGGGCTTGTGTCTTATTGGAGAATGAATGAAGGAGAAGGAACTACTTTCTATGATTTATCTCCGTCAAAGCGTGATATCAGTTATAAGAATGGAATCACGATTGACTGGACTTATGATGATACGAATAAATGTCTTGAATAA